CTCGGTGATGACTATGGCGCACAGGCGGTTCAGTCGGTGCTCGATGAGCGGCGCGAAGACGATGCCGCAGTTCTTGGAATGCCCAGCGACCGTCACAGCCGCGCACTGCACCTGTGCATCCTGCAAGAGTTCCCCGAGGCCGGGGCTCGTCGCGAAGCCCGATTCGATCAGGCCGAACATGAACAGGTGATGCACCGCCAGTGGAAAAGCGACCATTTCTCCAGCCACTACCTTGGCCCCAAGGGCGTGGAGCCGCAGAAAGCCGACGACGTCCAGGAAACGCTGCGTACACGGATTGCCGAGCTGTTCCCACATGTGCCGAAGGAACAAATCCTGATCGAGCAATTTGTGCGGCACGGCCTGTCACATGCACAGCATGACGAGGACGCCGATGCAGACGGTGAATCTCTGACGCAGCTGCATACCCTGTGCGCCACCTTCAATGGTTCCACCGCGCATTACCGGCAGGTGGAAGATGGTCAGGTGGTCGATCACGAGGAGCCTGCAGCCATGTCGGCGCGCTTTTCCTGGGAACCGGCCACCGGTGCACTGACCGTGTTCTGCGAAAGCCGTGAAGCGCGACGTGAACTCGCCACCATCTTCCGTGATGTGGTGCTGGCGCACGAAGGCGCGATTGACGACATGCCGATTCGCCAGTTCGATCTGCTCGGGTTCTCGACATCGGCCATGCTCAAACGGCTGGAACAGGATCGCATCGCAGACATCGAGAGCATCGCGATCCTGCAGGTCAAGGTGGCCAAGCCCTTTGAGCAGCTGCTGGAACTGGGTGGAAAACCCGTTGCCCGGCAACTGGCAAGCAAGATGGAAATCACCCGCGACCGGCGCGATGGGCGCAACATCTATCAGGTCGCCTACGAGGATTACAGCGCCGAGGATCTGAGCCAGTACGCGCTGGTGCAGGTGAAGCTGGTGATGCGCATGGCCAAGCAGCCCCACCGCAAGGCCCACAACGTTGCCGTCCAGATCACCGCCCCCAACGGTCTGAATGACAAGAGCAAAACGGAGGACGACCGCAAACGCGTGCTGGAGCAACTGATCCGCATCGGCGTACTGAGCGAATTCTGAGGGAGAAGCCGACGATGTCACTCCATCTGCGCTTCTTCGCAGCCATCGACAGGCTGCCGAGCCTGGATACACCAGTGCTGGCCACCGCGCTCGGTCGTGACTGGCCCCAGTTCCTGCAACGGGGCTGGATCACCGACGAGGGCTATCTCACGCATGTGATGGCCCCGTTCCTCGACTCCGAATGCGAGGTCGAAATCGAGGCTGATCCGGATGCGGGCTGCTATCGCTATCGCAGCCCCTTGAACGGGCGCACTGTCGTGCAGCCCTTGAACGAGATCGCGCTGTGCGGCATCCAGATCGAGCCGTGGCTGGCCGAGCTGGCATCACTGATCGGCATCGAGGATCGGCGGCGCGCCAGTCACCCATGCCGCACGCCACATCATCTCTGGCATCTCGGCGACCTGCGCGTCGCCGGGACGCATGATTTTGCCCCGGTGTTTGTCGGGCGGGCGTGGGCACATGCACCGGACACCGATACATCTTCTGTTCTGGCTGACCCGGTGTGGCCACGCAGTGGCGTGGTTTTACAGGCATGCCGAACGCATGCCGTGTTGCCGCGTGACCATGTGATCCGGGCGCTCGACGAGTTCGTTCGCGTGGACTGCGGGCAAGTCGTTTTCGACGCGAGCGCATTCGACAGGGTGCTGCACGGCTATGTCACGCCCAGTGGTGCGCCGGAGCCGGTGGAGTTCTTCCAGGGTAATCGACTGAAGCTGCCTCACTTCCCCGAATCGCGCGAGCTGTCGGCGGAGCGGGCCAAGATCATCAAGCAGATGTGGAGTGCCGACGGTAAGGCCGCACCTGAGGTTTCTTGGGCAGAGGTCAACAGGATCGCCAACACCGGCTATCAATCCTTCGACGATGCCTTCGGTGGCAAGGCCGAGCGCGAGGACGTTATCGCCCTGGTCAAGCGCGGCAAATACCGGATACGACGCAACCCATAAACCCGCCCATAAATCGAACCAGACACGGGCCATAAACCTGTGCGGAGACTTCGATGTGCCCATTTCATCTAGGAGGCACATCGAAATGCAAACCCAAGCACCAGCAATCCAAACCGGTCGGAATCCCATCCGCCCCAACCCTGGCGATGTCACCTGCATCGCCCTCGACGAAAACGAGCTCGCCATCCGCTGGGGGCTCTCCGTCAAGACCCTGCGCCGCTGGCGTCAGGAACAACTCGGGCCGATCTACTGCAAGCTCGGCCGCCGCGTCACCTACCTCCTGCACGAAATCGAAGCCTTCGAGCGACGCGTCTCGCGTTACTCCAGCTTCACTCGTGCGTACCAGTGAGGAGGATGGCCATGAACGATCTGACCATCTTCCCCGCCGACATCGCCGAGATGTCCGTCAGCCAACTGGCCGCACTGCCGCCCGCGCAGAAAGCCGAGATCGACAAGAACCTCGACGCGGCCATCGACTGGCTCAAGAAGGCCCGCACCAAGTTCGATGCTGCGCTTGATCAGTGCTACGGCGAGCTGGCCCGCGCCGCGCTGCGTGAATCTGGCCGCGATTTTGGCACCGCTCACATCAGCGATGGCCCGCTGCATCTGAAGTTCGAGCTGCCCAAGAAGGTCAGTTGGAACCAGCAGCAACTGGCCGAAATCGCCGAGCGCATCGTGGCTTCTGGCGAGAAGGTCGAGGGCTATCTCGACATCAAGTTGTCCGTCTCCGAGTCCCGCTACACGAACTGGCCCCCGGCGCTGCAACAGCAGTTCGCCGCCGCCCGCACCGTGGATTCCGGCAAGCCATCTTTCACCCTTTCCCTTGATTCGGAGTAATGGCCATGAGTGCAATCATTCCATTTCAGTTCGAAGCACATGCCGTGCGTGTCCAGGTCGATGGTGCTGGCCTGCCGTGGTTTAACGCCAGCGACGTTTGCGATGCGTTGGAGATGGGCAATCCGTCTCAGGCGATCAAATCCCACGTCGATGTCGATGATCTCCAGAAATTGGAGGTCATCGACAACCTCGGACGCACGCAGCGCGCCAACCATGTCAACGAGTCGGGCCTCTACGCCCTGATCCTCGGCAGTACCAAGGATGCCGCCAAGCGGTTCAAGCGTTGGGTCACCAGCGAGGTATTGCCTGCGATCCGCAAGACCGGCAGCTACGCCGCCCCCAGTGCGCTGGCGGCTCTGCCAACACCGACTCACGACCGCGTGTCCGCGATTCTGCTGATCGGCGAGGCTATAGCGAAGGTGCCGGGCGTTAAGCCTGGCATCGCGGCAGCGGCAACCTTGACCTGCATTCAGGAGAACACTGGCATCACCACCGAGGTGTTGCGCCGCGCGCTGCCGTCGACCAATGAGCCGATCTGCGCGCTCAATGCCACCCAACTCGGCAAGCTGCTGAGCCGTTCGGCCAAGGCCACGAACCAGATGCTGGCATCGCACGGTTTTCAGTTCCGCAACGACCGCGACGAGTGGGAGCTGACCGAGGCCGGTGAAGCGTGGGCCGAGGCCATGCCGTACTCGCGCAATGGCCACAGCGGCTATCAGATCCTCTGGAATCCCGCCGTCGCCGAGCAGTTGAAGGAGGTGGCGTGATGTCACTTCCAATCATCTCTGCCCAACAGCGACTTGCTGAACGCAAGGGCGTGAAGCTGCTGATGTTGGGCAAATCCGGCATCGGCAAGACCACCCGGCTCAAAGACCTCGACCCGGCCACCACCTTGTTCCTCGACATCGAGGCGGGTGATCTCGCCGTGGCCGACTGGCCGGGCGACACCATCCGTCCGGCATCGTGGCCCGAGAGCCGCGACTTCTTCGTGTTCCTCGCGGGCCCGGACAAGTCGCTGCCGCCGGAGAGCGCGTTTTCGCAGGCTCACTACGACCACGTCATCGAGAAGTTCGGCGACCCGACGCAGCTCGACCGCTATCAGACCTTCTTTCTCGACTCGATCACGCAGCTGTCCCGGCAGTGCTTCGCGTGGTGCAAGACGCAGCCCGGTGCCACCAGCGACCGCTCCGGCAAGCCGGATCTGCGCGCCGCCTATGGCCTGCTCGGCCAGGAAATGATCGGCGCACTGACCCACTTGCAGCACGCCCGGGGCAAGAACGTGGTGTTCGTCGCCATCCTCGACGAACGGCTCGATGACTACAACCGCAAGGTGTTCGTGCCACAGATCGAAGGCAGCAAGACCAGTCTGGAGCTGCCCGGCATCGTCGATGAGGTCGTGACGCTGGCCGAGATCAAGGCCGACGACGGCAGTTCTTACCGAGCCTTCATCACGCACACCGTCAACCCCTACGGCTTCCCGGCCAAAGACCGCAGCGGTCGTCTCGACCTGCTGGAGCCGCCGCATCTCGGCGCGCTGATCGCCAAGTGCGCGGGTACATCCACCACGCCCGCCAGCGCCGCCGCACACATCGAATCTCAGGAGTAATCGCCATGACCACCAACAACTGGAATGACTTCAACGACGCCGAATCACAGCAGTCCGGTTTCGAACTGATCCCAAAAGGCACCGCCGTCCCGGTGCGCATGACCCTCAAGCCCGGAGGTTATGACGACCCGTCGCAGGGCTGGGGCGGCGGTTACGCCACCGAATCCTTCGACACTGGCTCCATCTACCTCGCCGCCGAATTCGTGGTCACTGCTGGCGATCATGCCAAACGCAAGATGTGGAGCAACATCGGCCTGCACTCCCCAAAGGGGCCGACCTGGGGGCAGATGGGGCGCAGCTTCCTTCGCGCCGCGCTCAACAGCGCCCGCAACGTCAACCCGCAGGACAACAGCCAGCAGGCCGCTGCCGCCCGCCGCATCCAAGGCTTCCACGAACTGGATGGTCTGGAGTTCCTGGCCCGCGTGGACATCGAGAAGGACGCCAAGGGCCAAGACCGCAACGTGGTCAAGCTGGCGGTCGAACCCGATCACCCCGACTACGCCAAGTTGATGGGCGTGCCCTCCAAGGGCAGCTCCGGCGGTGGCACCTCCGGCACGCCAGCGCAGGCAGCCCCTGCGTATCAGGCATCCACCCCTCAACGCGCACCCGTGACGGGCAAACCGTCATGGGCTCAGTAAGGGGGGCGAATGAAATGCTGGGTCTGCAAACGACAGGCTCGGGGATTCGGCCACACCGACAACCGTCACGGTGTCGGCAATCCCCGGCGCTATCCCATCGACTGGGTGTTCTGCTCGCAGCGTTGCCAGAACGCGTTTCACGCGCTGTACGGCAACTGGCTGCGGGTCAAGGATGGCCGCACAGACACCAAGGAGGTCGCCATGATCGATCCATCTGACGTCGAACTGGCTGCGATGAAGAAATGCCTCAAAGCCTTCGGCGAGGCAGCGGGCGGGATCGGCTTCGCCAAACCACTGGGCGACTACTCCGAAGCCGAGGCGCTGCAGGTGATCGACGCCATCGTCACTTGCTACACCGAAGCAATGATCGAGCACCACGAGGAGAGCAAGTACCCGCCGGTGCGCGGCATGACGCCCATGCCCGATCCCATGACCGCGAGTGCTGCCAACCCGTTCGCCGATCTGGAGGACGACCTGCCTTGGGATGAACCGAAGGGGAAGAAGCCATGATCGACTTCAACTCCTCATCGAGCATCTCGGGTCAGGTCACCAGCTTGGTGGACACGGGCATGCAGCAGGCCCGCGCCCGCCAGTCCGAACGCCAGTACCTCGGGGCCTCGCGTCTGGGCGTGACCTGCGAGCGCGCGCTGCAGTTCGAGTACGCCAAGGCTCCTATCGACCACGGGCGCGGCACACCGGGCCGGATGCTGCGCATCTTCGAGCGCGGCCATGTCATGGAGGATTGCATGGTCGCGTGGCTGCGGGACGCAGGTTTCGACCTGCGCACCCGCAAGGCCGATGGTGAGCAATTCGGTTTCTCCGTGGCCGATGGCCGCCTGCAGGGCCACATCGACGGCGTCATCGTCGGTGGCCCGGAGGGCTTCGCCTATCCCGCGCTCTGGGAATGCAAATGCTTGGGCAACAAATCCTGGAGCGATCTGGAGAAGAAAGGCCTGGCCATCTCCAAGCCCATCTACGCCGCGCAAGTGGCGATCTACCAAGCCTATCTCGAACTGCACGAGCACCCGGCAATCTTCACGGCGCTCAACGCCGACACGATGGAGATCTACACCGAGGCCGTGCCCTTTGACGCAGCCCTTGCCCAGCGCATGTCGGATCGGGCGGTGAAGGTCATCACGGCGACCGAGGCGGGAGAACTCCTGCCGCGCGCCTTCAATGACCCGACCCATTTCGAATGCCGGATGTGCGCGTGGCAAGACCGCTGCTGGAGGACACCAGCATGACCGACAACAACACTCCGGCGAATGCCATCGAACCGATGATCGACGCCAAGCAGGCCGCCGCCGCACTGCGCCTGCCGTACTACTGGTTCGCCGACCACGCCATGCGCAGCAAGTACCGGATTCCGCACTACTTGATGGGCGGTCTGGTGCGCTACCGTTTGTCTGAACTCTCAGCGTGGGCCACGCGCAGCACTGCCGTACAAGACCGTGATGCTCAGGATGCGGACGCACCTGTCGAGGGGGCCGAATGATCGACTTCAACGACACCACTCAAACTGCGGAGCACGACCGGGAATCTCAGCGCGACGAGATCCGTGCCGAATTGATCGCGCGACTGGACTCGGTGCTGACCACGATGTTTCCGGCAGGCAAGAAGCGCCGGGGCAAGTTCCTCATTGGCGACACCCTTGGCAGCCCGGGCGACAGCCTCGAGGTGGTGCTCGAGGGCGAGAAGGCAGGACTGTGGATGGATCGTGCCACCGGCGACGGCGGAGACATCTTTGCACTGATCGCCGCTTACCTTGGGGCCAATGTCCACACCGACTTCCTCCGGGTGCTCGACGAGGCCGCCGATCTGCTCGGGCGTGCTCGGTCGGTGCCGGTGCGCAAAGCCAAGATGGAAGCCCCGGTCGACGATCTCGGCCCGGCCACGGCGAAGTGGGACTACTTCGATACCACCGGCAAACTGATCGCAGTCGTGTACCGCTACGACCCGCCCGGGCGCAAGAAGGAGTTCCGGCCTTGGGATGCCAAGCGGCGCAAGATGGCTCCACCCGATCCGCGCCCGCTGTACAACCAGCCTGGGCTGGCTGCTGCTGGCCACGTCGTGCTGGTCGAGGGCGAGAAGTGCGCGCAGGCCTTGATCGCCATCGGCGTGGTGGCAACCACGGCGATGCATGGTGCGAACGCCCCGGTCGACAAGACCGACTGGTCGCCTCTGGCGGGCAAGTCGGTGCTGATCTGGCCCGACCGGGATGCGCCGGGCTGGGATTACGCCGACCGTGCATCGCAGGCGATCCTGAACGCGGGCGCGACCACGGTCGCCATCCTGGTGCCGCCCGACGACAAGCTGGATGGCTGGGACGCAGCCGATGCCATCCCCGAGGGCTTCGACGTCGGTGGCTTCCTCGCCGTCGGCGAACGGATGCCGGTGATGCGCTCGGTCGAGGAAACACCGCCTCCCGATCTTCTGACCGGCGTCGACTGGACGACGGAAGACGGTCTGTCCTCGGCCTTCACCCGCCGCTATGGCGAAGACTGGCGCTACTGCGCGCTGTGGGGCAAATGGCTGGTCTGGACGGGCGTGCGCTGGAATCCCGATCAGGTGCTCTACGTGTCTCACCTCGCACGCGGCATCTGCCGGATGGCTTCGCTCAAGGCGGATAGCCCCCGGCTCACGGGCAAGCTGGCCAGCTCCGCCACGATTTCGTCCGTCGAGAAAATCGCACGCTCCGATCCCAAGCACGCATCCACCGCCGAGGAGTGGGATGCCGACGTCTGGGCGCTCAACACCCCGGGCGGCGTGATTGATCTGCGCACGGGCAGGATGCGACCGCACCGGCGCGATGACCGGATGACCAAGGTGGCCACCGCCACACCGCAGGGCGACAGCCAGACGTGGCGCACATTCCTGGCTGACGTCACTGGCGGTGACGCCGAGCTGATGGCCTACCTGCAACTGATGGTCGGCTACTGCCTGACGGGCGTGACCAGCGAGCACGCGCTGTTCTTTCTTTACGGCACGGGCGCGAACGGCAAGTCGGTGTTCGTCAACGTGCTGACCACCATCTTGGGCGACTACGCGGCCAACGCACCGATGGACACGTTCATGGAGGCGCGCACCGACCGGCACCCGACCGATCTGGCGGGCCTGCGTGGCGCACGCTTCGTGTCATCCATCGAAACCGAGCAGGGTCGACGCTGGAACGAATCCAAGGTCAAGGCCATCACCGGTGGCGACAAGGTGTCTGCGCGCTTCATGCGCCAGGACTTCTTCGAGTACGTGCCGCAGTTCAAGTTGGTGATCGCGGGCAATCACAAGCCCTCGATCCGTAACGTAGACGAGGCGATGAAGCGGCGACTGCACCTGATCCCTTTCACGGTGACGATCCCGCCCGAGCGCCGCGACGGCAGGCTGACCGAGAAACTGCTCAAGGAACGGGACGGCATTCTGGCGTGGGCAGTCGAGGGCTGCAGTCTTTGGCAACGCCAGGGTCTGAAGCCGCCCGCCAGCGTGGTGTCGGCAACCGAGGAGTATTTCGAAGCCGAGGACGCGCTCGGGCAGTGGATCGAAGAGCGCTGTCTGCTGGCCAAGTCCCACCGCGAAGGCGTTTCCGAACTGTTCGCCGACTGGCGCGAATGGGCTGAGCGCGCAGGCGAGTACGTGGGCTCGGTCAAGCGTTTCTCCGAACTGATGGCAACCCGCAAGTTCGAGAAATGTCGGCTGACCGGGGGCGCTCGCGGCATCACAGGCATCGCCCTCAGACCCAAGCCCTATCACCCACAAAGTGGCCATGGCTTCCCCTACCGAGATGACTGAGCAATCCGGGCGAGTGACGGATTTGACGGGTTTCCTGATTGACGCGCTACGCGTGCGCGCACGTAAAGGCTGTTATCCCAAGAACCCGTCGCATCCGTCACTCGCCCCCGAACTGGAGCACGACGATGAACACAACGATCCTGGCCCTTGATCTGGGCACACACACCGGGTGGGCTCTGCAGCACCTGGACGGCACCATCACCAGTGGCACCGAGCACTTCAAACCGCAACGATTCGAGGGTGGCGGAATGCGCTTCCTTCGCTTCAAGCGCTGGCTCAATGAACTGCTCTCGGCCAGCAACCACATCAACGCGGTGTTCTTCGAGGAAGTTCGACGGCACGCGGGCGTTGATGCGGCACACGCCTACGGCGGTTTCATGGGGCACCTGACTGCGTGGTGTGAGCATCACAACATCCCATACCAAGGCGTTCCGGTCGGCACGATCAAGAAGCACGCGACCGGCAAGGGAAACGCGGGCAAGGACGAAATGATCGCGTCCGTTCAATCGCGCGGCTATGCCCCGACCGACGACAACGAAGCCGATGCCCTAGCGCTATTGCACTGGGCGGTCGAGACGCAGGAGGTGTGACGTGAAGGTTCCGACACCCCAATACCGCTGCCCCCTCGGTCGTCTGCAACCTCAAGCCACGGATCTGAATGCGATCAAGGAACGTGGCTGGCATGACCAGCGCATCTTGGTCGTCTCCGCTGACGACGAACGCCTCGACTGGATGGAGCGCGAACTGGTGCGCCAGATCGGCGAGCGCCTCTACGGTGCGGGAGGACGACACCATGGCTGACCGTCGCAACGCGTGGACAATCGAGGACGTAGCCGCTCGCTTCGAAGAGGCGGCCAGCACTGCACGCCGTTTGCCACCCGTGCGGGTGCAGGGCTACTTCAACTGCTGGCCTGCGATCAAACGCATGTCCTGGGAAAACCTCGGCGCGGAACCGGCGGTCTACCGCTTTCCTCCTGACCCTGCCGCCATCGAGCGGATGCTGGAGGTCATGCGCTGGGTTCAATGGCTGGAGGAAGAACACAGGCACTTGGTCTGGATGCGGGCCAAGCGCTACGGGTGGCGAGACATCACGATCCGCTTCGCCTGCGACCGCACGACGGCATGGCGGCATTGGCAGCGGGCATTGCAGACGGTCGCCGACCACCTCAATGCCGCGCACGTCGGTGTCACGCTACGCGCACAGTGAACACGCTCCGCGCAGCGAGACGACGAGGTGCGCTCCAAAAACGTGGGCAATTTAGGGTAATGCTTGCCGTGTTTGTCCTCGCCTTGCCTTGTTTGTCCGTTTCGAGGCTCCGCAGCCCTGCAACAAAACGGGCCGGTCGGGGGTAGTATTTCAGCTATCTTCTGGACAGAGGTGACGGCAGAGGGAGCCACCCGGAAATCAACGGGTCCTTCCTGGCCAAAAGCCAATGCGGGGGGCGACAGCGCGGCGCTTTTTTAGCGTCAGGGTGCGAACCAAGGTTCGCACGGTTCGCAGTTCGCACCCCGCCAGTTCGCACCAACCCCCAAACCCGCCCACGGTTTCCGTCGGCGGGTTTTCTATTTTCAGGACACCACCTTTGAATACGCTCAACGTCGAGTACCGCGAGGTCAAGGCGCTGATTCCCTACGCCCGCAATCCGCGCACGCATTCCGAAGCGCAGATTGCCAAGATCGCCGCCAGCATCGTCGAATACGGCTGGACGAACCCGGTCTTGGTCGATGGCGACAACGGCATCATCGCGGGCCACGGTCGTCTGGCTGCTGCACGCAAGCTGGGGCTGGATCAGGTGCCGGTGATCGAATTGACCCACCTCACCACCGCACAAAAGCGAGCCCTCGTCATCGCCGACAACCGGCTGGCGCTTGATGCGGGTTGGGACGAAGAGATGCTGGCGCTGGAACTGGCGGAGCTTTCGGAAGCTGGTTACGAGCTGGCGCTGACCGGCTTCGAAAACATCGAGATCGACGCACTGCTGGCAGATGCCGTCTCCCCTGAAGAGGAACCGGCAGCGCAGGATGAAGCAGACGCTGACGAACCCGATGCGGCAGACGACGTGCCTGATACGCCGGTGGTACCGGTGTCGCGCGTGGGTGATGTTTGGGCCATCGGATCGCACCGATTGATTTGCGGCGACGCCACCGACCGGACGGCGGTCGCTACGCTGATGCAGGGTGACACCGCGCGTCTGTGCTTCACCTCGCCGCCGTATGGCAATCAACGCGACTACATCTCCGGCGGCATCGGCGACTGGGATGCACTGATGCGCGGGGTGTTCGGCCATCTGCCGATGGCCGATGACGGCCAGGTATTGGTCAATCTCGGGCTGATCCATCGCGACAATGAAGTCATCCCGTATTGGGATGCGTGGCTCGGATGGATGCGCGCAGAGGGCTGGCGGCGTTTCGCGTGGTACGTCTGGGATCAGGGGCCGGGCATGCCCGGCGATTGGCAAGGCCGACTGGCCCCGAGCTTCGAGTTCGTTTTTCACTTCAATCGCAGCACCCGCAAACCCAACAAGATTGTGCCCTGCAAGCATGCAGGTCAGGAATCGCACCTGCGCGCTGACGGGTCGTCCACGGCGATGCGCGGCAAGGATGGAGAGGTCGGCGGCTGGACGCACAAGGGCCAGCCGACGCAGGACACCCGCATCCCCGACTCGGTGATCCGCGTGATGCGCCACAAGGGCAAGATTGGTCAGGACATCGATCACCCCGCCGTCTTCCCGGTGGCGTTGCCTGAGTTCGCCATCGAGTCCTACACGGATTCGGGCGACATCGTGTTCGAGCCGTTTGGCGGCAGTGGTTCCACGATGCTGGCCGCGCAGCGCACTGGTCGTATCTGTTGCAGCGTCGAGATCGCGCCGGAGTATGTGGATGTCGCCATCAAGCGCTTCCAGCAGAACCACCCGGGCGTGCCGGTCACGCTGTTTGCCACGGGCCAGTCCTTCGACGACGTTGCTCAAGACCGTCTGGCCACCACCACGGAGGCAGAACAATGAACGCCTCCTGGTTGGCAGACAAGATCGAGCAGTGGCCAACCGCCAAACTGCTGCCCTATGCCCGCAATGCGCGGACGCACTCGGATGATCAGGTGGCGCTGATCGCCGCGTCGATTGCCGAGTTCGGATTCACCAATCCGATCCTGGCCGGAAGCGACGGCATCATCGTTGCCGGGCACGGACGCTTGGCCGCTGCGCAGAAGCTCGGGCTGGAGATCGTGCCCGTGGTCGTGCTCGATCACCTGAATCCGACTCAGCGCCGCGCCTTGGTCATCGCAGACAACCGGATCGCCGAAAACGCAGGCTGGGATGACGCGATGCTGCGCATCGAACTGGAGTCCCTTCAGCTCGATGGCTTTGACATCGACCTGACCGGCTTCGACGCCGACGCGCTGGCCGAACTGATCGCGGGCGACGAGCCGGACAACCAAGGCCAGACCGACGAGGATGCGGTACCGATGGTTGGCGAGATACCGATCTCGCGCCCGGGCGATGTCTGGATCATGGGCAAGCACCGATTGCTTTGTGGTGACTCGACCGTGGCAGAAAGCTACGACCGGCTGATGCAAGGCGAAGTGGCAGACATGG
This window of the Jeongeupia sp. USM3 genome carries:
- a CDS encoding site-specific DNA-methyltransferase; its protein translation is MNTLNVEYREVKALIPYARNPRTHSEAQIAKIAASIVEYGWTNPVLVDGDNGIIAGHGRLAAARKLGLDQVPVIELTHLTTAQKRALVIADNRLALDAGWDEEMLALELAELSEAGYELALTGFENIEIDALLADAVSPEEEPAAQDEADADEPDAADDVPDTPVVPVSRVGDVWAIGSHRLICGDATDRTAVATLMQGDTARLCFTSPPYGNQRDYISGGIGDWDALMRGVFGHLPMADDGQVLVNLGLIHRDNEVIPYWDAWLGWMRAEGWRRFAWYVWDQGPGMPGDWQGRLAPSFEFVFHFNRSTRKPNKIVPCKHAGQESHLRADGSSTAMRGKDGEVGGWTHKGQPTQDTRIPDSVIRVMRHKGKIGQDIDHPAVFPVALPEFAIESYTDSGDIVFEPFGGSGSTMLAAQRTGRICCSVEIAPEYVDVAIKRFQQNHPGVPVTLFATGQSFDDVAQDRLATTTEAEQ
- a CDS encoding DUF6511 domain-containing protein, producing MKCWVCKRQARGFGHTDNRHGVGNPRRYPIDWVFCSQRCQNAFHALYGNWLRVKDGRTDTKEVAMIDPSDVELAAMKKCLKAFGEAAGGIGFAKPLGDYSEAEALQVIDAIVTCYTEAMIEHHEESKYPPVRGMTPMPDPMTASAANPFADLEDDLPWDEPKGKKP
- a CDS encoding DUF6362 family protein — its product is MADRRNAWTIEDVAARFEEAASTARRLPPVRVQGYFNCWPAIKRMSWENLGAEPAVYRFPPDPAAIERMLEVMRWVQWLEEEHRHLVWMRAKRYGWRDITIRFACDRTTAWRHWQRALQTVADHLNAAHVGVTLRAQ
- a CDS encoding crossover junction endodeoxyribonuclease RuvC, translated to MNTTILALDLGTHTGWALQHLDGTITSGTEHFKPQRFEGGGMRFLRFKRWLNELLSASNHINAVFFEEVRRHAGVDAAHAYGGFMGHLTAWCEHHNIPYQGVPVGTIKKHATGKGNAGKDEMIASVQSRGYAPTDDNEADALALLHWAVETQEV
- a CDS encoding phage/plasmid primase, P4 family, whose protein sequence is MIDFNDTTQTAEHDRESQRDEIRAELIARLDSVLTTMFPAGKKRRGKFLIGDTLGSPGDSLEVVLEGEKAGLWMDRATGDGGDIFALIAAYLGANVHTDFLRVLDEAADLLGRARSVPVRKAKMEAPVDDLGPATAKWDYFDTTGKLIAVVYRYDPPGRKKEFRPWDAKRRKMAPPDPRPLYNQPGLAAAGHVVLVEGEKCAQALIAIGVVATTAMHGANAPVDKTDWSPLAGKSVLIWPDRDAPGWDYADRASQAILNAGATTVAILVPPDDKLDGWDAADAIPEGFDVGGFLAVGERMPVMRSVEETPPPDLLTGVDWTTEDGLSSAFTRRYGEDWRYCALWGKWLVWTGVRWNPDQVLYVSHLARGICRMASLKADSPRLTGKLASSATISSVEKIARSDPKHASTAEEWDADVWALNTPGGVIDLRTGRMRPHRRDDRMTKVATATPQGDSQTWRTFLADVTGGDAELMAYLQLMVGYCLTGVTSEHALFFLYGTGANGKSVFVNVLTTILGDYAANAPMDTFMEARTDRHPTDLAGLRGARFVSSIETEQGRRWNESKVKAITGGDKVSARFMRQDFFEYVPQFKLVIAGNHKPSIRNVDEAMKRRLHLIPFTVTIPPERRDGRLTEKLLKERDGILAWAVEGCSLWQRQGLKPPASVVSATEEYFEAEDALGQWIEERCLLAKSHREGVSELFADWREWAERAGEYVGSVKRFSELMATRKFEKCRLTGGARGITGIALRPKPYHPQSGHGFPYRDD
- a CDS encoding BRO family protein, with amino-acid sequence MSAIIPFQFEAHAVRVQVDGAGLPWFNASDVCDALEMGNPSQAIKSHVDVDDLQKLEVIDNLGRTQRANHVNESGLYALILGSTKDAAKRFKRWVTSEVLPAIRKTGSYAAPSALAALPTPTHDRVSAILLIGEAIAKVPGVKPGIAAAATLTCIQENTGITTEVLRRALPSTNEPICALNATQLGKLLSRSAKATNQMLASHGFQFRNDRDEWELTEAGEAWAEAMPYSRNGHSGYQILWNPAVAEQLKEVA
- a CDS encoding ATP-binding protein yields the protein MSLPIISAQQRLAERKGVKLLMLGKSGIGKTTRLKDLDPATTLFLDIEAGDLAVADWPGDTIRPASWPESRDFFVFLAGPDKSLPPESAFSQAHYDHVIEKFGDPTQLDRYQTFFLDSITQLSRQCFAWCKTQPGATSDRSGKPDLRAAYGLLGQEMIGALTHLQHARGKNVVFVAILDERLDDYNRKVFVPQIEGSKTSLELPGIVDEVVTLAEIKADDGSSYRAFITHTVNPYGFPAKDRSGRLDLLEPPHLGALIAKCAGTSTTPASAAAHIESQE
- a CDS encoding AlpA family transcriptional regulator — protein: MQTQAPAIQTGRNPIRPNPGDVTCIALDENELAIRWGLSVKTLRRWRQEQLGPIYCKLGRRVTYLLHEIEAFERRVSRYSSFTRAYQ